CGGTGTGGTACCGGGAAGGTCGGGTGCCGCTGCACACGCTGCGCGCGCATGTCGATTACGGTCAATCGGCGGCGCAGACGACCTACGGGGTCTGCGGCGTCAAGGTGTGGATCTATAAGGGCGACATCCTCGCGCACGACCCGATGGCGGTCGAAAAGCGGGCGATGGAGCAGCAGACGACGCGCTGACGCGTCGGCGCGTGGAGTTAGGCGAGGATGCTCAGTCCGAAACGCACGAAGTACCGCAAGCAGCACAAGGGCCGCATTCACGGCGCGGCGAAGGGGGCCAACAAGCTCGACTTCGGCGCCTTCGGCCTTAAGGCGATGGAACCGGACCGGCTGACGGCACGGCAGATCGAGGCGGCCCGCCGGGCGATGACGCGTCACATGAAACGCGCCGGCCGGGTGTGGATCCGGCTCTTTCCCGATGTGCCGGTCTCGGCCAAGCCGGCGGAAGTGCGGATGGGTGGCGGCAAGGGCGCGCCGGAGTACTGGGTTGCCCGAGTTAAGCCCGGCCGGATCATGTTCGAGATCGATGGCGTGTCCCTCGAGGTAGCGAAGCAGGCACTGACGCTGGCCGCGGCCAAGCTGCCGATCCGCACCCGTTTCGTTACGCGCCTGGGCGAAGGGGAATAGGGCGATGAAGGCCGCGGATCTGAAGTTGAAGACGGCGGACGAGCTGGACGAGATGCTGGTGCAGCTGCGCAAGGAGGCGTTCAACCTGCGCTTCCAGCAGGCGAGCGGGCAACTCGAGAACACGGCGCGCCGACGGCAGGTCCGTCGCGACATCGCCCGGATCAAGATGACGCTGGGTCAGCGCGGCGCGCAGCCGACGCCGGCTGCCGCGTGACGGAGGAACTATGCCGAGACGCGTTTTGCAGGGTGTGGTGGTTAGCGACAAGGGCGATAAGACGATCGTCGTCCTCGTCCAGCGCCGGGTCATGCATCCGATCTACAAGAAGTTCATCAAGCGTTCGAAACGGTACATGGCGCACGACGAGAGCAGCGCGCTGAAGACCGGCGATACGGTTCGCATTCGGGAGTGTCGGCCGATTTCCAAGCGTAAATGCTGGGAAGTCCTCGCCGACGACGCCTAACGCCTGGCGACGTGAAAAAGGGTAACGGATCATGATCCAAGTGGAGACAAACTTGGATGTCGCCGACAATTCCGGCGCCCGGCGGGTGCAGTGCATCCGGGTGTTGGGCGGCTCCAGGCGGAAGTATGCCTCGGTCGGCGACATCATCGTCGTTTCGATCAAGGACGCCATTCCGCGCGGCCGCGTCAAGAAAGGCGAGGTCACACGCGCCGTGGTCGTGCGCACGGCGAAGGACGTGCGGCGGTCGGATGGATCGAGCATCCGCTTCGATCGCAACGCCGCGGTGCTGATCAACAAGCAGGGCGAGCCGATCGGCACGCGCATCTTCGGTCCGGTAACCCGCGAGTTGCGCGCCAAGGGCTATATGAAGATCGTCTCGCTGGCGCCGGAGGTTCTGTAGATGGCGGCGAAGATTCGCAAGGGCGACAAGGTCATCGTCCTGTCGGGGCGGAGCAAGGGCAAGTCGGGCGAAGTGCTGCGCGTCATGCCGAAGGAGATGCGCGCCATCGTCCAGGGTGTGAACATGATCAAGCGGCATACGCGGGCGAGCGCCAAGGCGATGGGCGGCATCGTCGAGCAGGAAGGGCCGATCCACATCTCCAATCTCGCGCATTCGGACCCCAGCAGCGGGTTGCCGAGCCGGGTAGGGTTCCGCGTTCTCGACGACGGCCGGAAGGTTCGCTTTGCCAAGCGCTCCGGCGAAATCATCGACAGGTAGGGTGAAGCACCGCGATGTCCCGCTTGCGCGACTATTATAATTCGGACGTCCGGAAGAAGCTTCTGGACGAGTTCAACTACGCAAACCCGATGCAGGTTCCGCGTCTGACCAAGGTCGTGCTCAACATGGGCGTGGGCGAGGGATCGCAGGATCGCAAGAAGGTCGAGGCGGCGGTGGGCGACATGACGCTGATTGCCGGCCAGAAGCCGGTGGTCACCCGAGCGAAGACGTCGATTGCCGGATTCAAGATCCGCACTGGCATGGCGATCGGTTGCAAGGTCACGCTGCGTCGCGAGCGGATGTACGAGTTTCTCGATCGGCTGATCAACATCACCTTGCCGCGCGTGCGCGATTTCCGCGGCCTGTCGAAGAAGAGTTTTGACGGACGCGGCAATTTCGCGATGGGGATCAAGGAGCAGATCATCTTTCCCGAGATCAGCTACGACAAGGTGGATCAGATCCGCGGCCTTGACATCATCATCTGCACGACGGCACCGACCGATGCCGAGGCGCAGGCGTTGTTGAAGGCGTTCGACATGCCGTTCGCGAACTGACGCGCGGCGAGGAGACGGTTGATGGCGAAAACCAGTTTGGTCGAAAGAAACAAGAAACGCATGCGGATGGCGAAGCAATACGCCGATCGTCGGCAAGCGCTGAAGGATATTGCCGACGACGAGGAACGCAGCCCCGAGGAGCGCTTCGCCGCGCGGATAAAGCTGGCCGAACTGCCACGGAATTCGTCGCCGACACGCGTCCGCCTGC
This genomic stretch from Rhodospirillales bacterium harbors:
- the rplP gene encoding 50S ribosomal protein L16; this translates as MLSPKRTKYRKQHKGRIHGAAKGANKLDFGAFGLKAMEPDRLTARQIEAARRAMTRHMKRAGRVWIRLFPDVPVSAKPAEVRMGGGKGAPEYWVARVKPGRIMFEIDGVSLEVAKQALTLAAAKLPIRTRFVTRLGEGE
- the rpmC gene encoding 50S ribosomal protein L29 translates to MKAADLKLKTADELDEMLVQLRKEAFNLRFQQASGQLENTARRRQVRRDIARIKMTLGQRGAQPTPAAA
- the rpsQ gene encoding 30S ribosomal protein S17, yielding MPRRVLQGVVVSDKGDKTIVVLVQRRVMHPIYKKFIKRSKRYMAHDESSALKTGDTVRIRECRPISKRKCWEVLADDA
- the rplN gene encoding 50S ribosomal protein L14 is translated as MIQVETNLDVADNSGARRVQCIRVLGGSRRKYASVGDIIVVSIKDAIPRGRVKKGEVTRAVVVRTAKDVRRSDGSSIRFDRNAAVLINKQGEPIGTRIFGPVTRELRAKGYMKIVSLAPEVL
- the rplX gene encoding 50S ribosomal protein L24; this encodes MAAKIRKGDKVIVLSGRSKGKSGEVLRVMPKEMRAIVQGVNMIKRHTRASAKAMGGIVEQEGPIHISNLAHSDPSSGLPSRVGFRVLDDGRKVRFAKRSGEIIDR
- the rplE gene encoding 50S ribosomal protein L5 — encoded protein: MSRLRDYYNSDVRKKLLDEFNYANPMQVPRLTKVVLNMGVGEGSQDRKKVEAAVGDMTLIAGQKPVVTRAKTSIAGFKIRTGMAIGCKVTLRRERMYEFLDRLINITLPRVRDFRGLSKKSFDGRGNFAMGIKEQIIFPEISYDKVDQIRGLDIIICTTAPTDAEAQALLKAFDMPFAN
- the rpsN gene encoding 30S ribosomal protein S14 → MAKTSLVERNKKRMRMAKQYADRRQALKDIADDEERSPEERFAARIKLAELPRNSSPTRVRLRCGLTGRPRGNYKKFGLSRIALRELASSGQIPGMVKSSW